The Streptomyces sp. HSG2 genome has a segment encoding these proteins:
- a CDS encoding DUF397 domain-containing protein: MAISQGAADHWIKSSHSGGNGACVEVRSPAVAALLVRDSKMPEGPTLAFPSDAWTAFLSTVKG; this comes from the coding sequence ATGGCCATCTCTCAAGGCGCCGCGGATCACTGGATCAAGTCCTCCCACTCCGGGGGCAACGGAGCCTGCGTCGAGGTGAGGTCCCCGGCCGTGGCGGCTCTCCTGGTCCGTGACTCCAAGATGCCCGAGGGTCCGACGCTGGCCTTCCCCTCCGACGCCTGGACCGCCTTCCTCTCGACGGTCAAGGGCTGA
- a CDS encoding aldehyde dehydrogenase family protein, producing MNGASGSGQRLFIGGDWREPDAGHYDVVDPATEETAGSAPEASPAQVRAACAAAREALPLWSATPPRERAEILARAARRILERVDSHTESARAETGATTATVRATQVGVAAARFRRYARVEKHEWPIPPQIDQAGPLGPATVLGALAGRRPVGVVACLTSYNNPWANAAGKVAPALAMGNTVVVKPAPQDPLSVYRMAEALQEAGVPPGVVNVVGGSGADPGRALVAAPEIDMVSFTGSTAVGRGIAQVCGRDMKRQLMELGGKGAAIVFDDADLRAAVAGIGTTYSFHSGQICTAPTRVLAQRGVYRKLLGLLADHARRLPVGHPAHPGTVVGPVISAAHRARVEAYVRSGVQEGATLLAGGERPPEPRGFYVAPTLLADCAPDSRVAREEIFGPVVVAIPFDDEDEAVALANDSDYGLVDYVWSTDVARAFRVARRLRTGGVGVNTVGRNMEAPFGGFRRSGVGRDVGSYALHAYSETQAIVWPGG from the coding sequence GTGAACGGCGCGAGCGGCTCGGGGCAACGCCTCTTCATCGGCGGCGACTGGCGGGAACCCGACGCCGGCCACTACGACGTCGTCGACCCCGCGACGGAGGAGACCGCGGGCAGCGCGCCCGAGGCGTCACCGGCACAGGTGCGGGCGGCCTGCGCGGCGGCCCGCGAGGCCCTCCCCCTCTGGTCGGCCACCCCGCCCCGGGAACGCGCCGAGATCCTCGCCCGAGCGGCCCGGCGCATCCTGGAGCGGGTGGACTCCCACACCGAGTCCGCCCGCGCGGAGACAGGAGCGACGACGGCGACCGTCCGCGCCACCCAGGTCGGCGTCGCCGCCGCCCGATTCCGGCGGTACGCGCGCGTGGAGAAGCACGAGTGGCCGATCCCGCCACAGATCGACCAGGCGGGCCCATTGGGCCCCGCGACGGTCCTCGGGGCGCTCGCCGGGCGCCGGCCTGTCGGCGTCGTGGCCTGCTTGACCTCCTACAACAACCCCTGGGCCAACGCCGCGGGGAAGGTCGCCCCGGCGCTCGCCATGGGCAACACCGTCGTGGTCAAACCGGCGCCCCAGGACCCGCTCTCGGTGTACCGCATGGCCGAGGCGCTCCAGGAGGCCGGCGTGCCACCCGGCGTGGTGAACGTCGTCGGCGGGTCCGGCGCGGACCCCGGGCGGGCGCTCGTCGCCGCGCCGGAGATCGACATGGTCAGCTTCACCGGCTCCACCGCCGTCGGCCGCGGCATCGCCCAGGTCTGCGGTCGGGACATGAAGAGGCAGTTGATGGAACTCGGCGGCAAGGGAGCGGCAATCGTCTTCGACGACGCCGACCTCCGGGCCGCCGTCGCCGGCATCGGGACGACCTACTCCTTCCACAGCGGCCAGATCTGCACCGCCCCCACCCGCGTCCTGGCCCAGCGCGGCGTCTACCGGAAGCTGCTCGGCCTGCTGGCCGACCACGCCCGCCGGCTGCCGGTGGGCCACCCGGCGCACCCCGGGACCGTGGTCGGGCCGGTGATCTCCGCCGCGCACCGGGCACGGGTCGAGGCGTACGTGCGAAGCGGCGTCCAAGAGGGCGCCACTCTGCTGGCGGGCGGCGAACGCCCACCGGAGCCACGGGGCTTCTACGTCGCGCCGACGCTGTTGGCGGACTGCGCCCCCGACTCGCGGGTGGCCCGGGAGGAGATCTTCGGGCCCGTCGTCGTCGCCATCCCCTTCGACGACGAGGATGAGGCGGTGGCCCTCGCCAACGACAGCGACTACGGGCTCGTCGACTACGTGTGGTCCACGGACGTGGCCCGCGCCTTCCGAGTCGCGCGGCGCCTGCGCACCGGCGGGGTCGGAGTCAACACCGTCGGGCGCAACATGGAGGCGCCCTTCGGCGGTTTCCGACGCAGCGGCGTCGGCAGGGACGTCGGGTCCTACGCCCTGCACGCCTACAGCGAGACCCAGGCGATCGTCTGGCCGGGCGGCTGA
- a CDS encoding GPP34 family phosphoprotein produces MGRSRRTIPEELLLLALDPATGTTAQPQSLDLGLAGAQLVELALAGRIAPDGDRIAVVVPRPTGDPTLDCALELLRRRGAPVRAVHWIGGPRLGLRQTYLSHLERCGMVHAVEGQMCGVLPTTRYQATDTAISREIRARLDAAIRTGVPPDPRTAALAALAHAVGLGKHLYPGNEGRSSRSRLRDLIRHDPMGGLVAHAVIDVQNGAAAQPRRAAGRPGSGSRPSGEPAPGVARQSRRGSMARAAAH; encoded by the coding sequence ATGGGCAGGAGCCGCAGAACAATTCCGGAGGAGCTTCTGTTGCTCGCACTGGACCCGGCCACGGGTACCACTGCGCAGCCGCAGTCGCTCGACCTCGGTCTGGCCGGAGCACAGCTCGTGGAGCTGGCGCTGGCCGGACGGATAGCCCCAGACGGGGATCGTATCGCCGTGGTGGTGCCACGGCCGACCGGAGATCCGACGCTGGACTGCGCCTTGGAGTTGCTGCGAAGGCGTGGCGCCCCGGTGCGGGCCGTCCACTGGATCGGCGGGCCCCGACTCGGGCTTCGCCAGACCTATCTCTCGCATCTGGAGCGGTGCGGCATGGTGCACGCCGTCGAGGGTCAGATGTGCGGGGTGCTGCCGACGACGCGCTACCAGGCGACGGACACCGCCATCAGTCGGGAGATCAGGGCCCGGTTGGACGCCGCGATCCGTACCGGCGTGCCACCGGATCCCCGGACCGCCGCGCTCGCGGCGCTGGCCCACGCCGTCGGCCTGGGGAAGCACCTCTACCCGGGCAACGAGGGGCGCTCGTCGCGGTCTCGGCTGCGGGACCTGATCCGGCACGACCCGATGGGCGGGCTGGTCGCCCACGCGGTGATCGACGTGCAGAACGGCGCGGCGGCCCAGCCGCGTCGGGCCGCGGGCCGCCCGGGGTCGGGAAGCAGGCCCTCCGGGGAGCCCGCCCCGGGGGTCGCGCGGCAGTCGCGCCGAGGTTCCATGGCGCGTGCCGCCGCTCACTGA
- a CDS encoding helix-turn-helix transcriptional regulator has translation MASNVNPTVRRRRLGQELRRLREIKGMTAEEVAERLLVSQSKISRLENGRRSISQRDVRDLCGVYEVSDQLMVDSLMQMAKDSRQQGWWHAFGDIPYSVYIGLETDADSLRTYEPQIITGLLQTGAYAEALVRGALPETPLADVEKRVKVRIRRQERVTAETDPLRLWVVLDEAALRRVVGGPHVMREQLEQVAEMSQRPHITVQVLPFDVGAHPGVNGQYSILEFADAADSSVVYIEGVTSDLYLEKAQDVQKYTLMYEHLRAQALNVEQSRRLIETMAKKYVV, from the coding sequence GTGGCGTCCAACGTCAATCCCACCGTCAGACGGCGTCGACTGGGTCAGGAGCTGCGCCGCCTCCGTGAGATCAAGGGCATGACCGCCGAGGAGGTGGCGGAGCGACTCCTGGTGTCGCAGTCGAAGATCAGCCGCCTGGAGAACGGGCGGCGCAGCATCAGTCAGCGTGATGTCCGGGACTTGTGCGGCGTGTACGAGGTCTCCGACCAGCTGATGGTCGACTCGCTGATGCAGATGGCCAAGGACAGTCGCCAGCAGGGCTGGTGGCACGCGTTCGGGGACATTCCGTACAGCGTCTACATCGGCCTGGAGACGGACGCGGACTCCCTGCGGACCTACGAGCCGCAGATCATCACCGGCCTCCTGCAGACAGGGGCGTACGCGGAGGCCCTGGTGCGGGGAGCGCTCCCGGAGACCCCGCTGGCCGACGTGGAGAAGCGGGTCAAGGTGCGGATACGGCGTCAGGAACGCGTCACGGCCGAGACCGACCCGCTCCGCCTCTGGGTCGTCCTGGACGAGGCGGCGCTGCGACGGGTCGTGGGCGGCCCGCACGTGATGCGGGAACAGCTGGAGCAGGTGGCCGAGATGTCGCAGCGACCTCACATCACCGTCCAGGTACTGCCGTTCGACGTGGGCGCCCACCCGGGCGTGAACGGTCAGTACTCCATCCTGGAGTTCGCCGACGCGGCGGACTCCAGCGTGGTGTACATCGAGGGGGTGACCAGCGACCTCTACCTGGAGAAGGCGCAGGACGTGCAGAAGTACACGTTGATGTACGAGCACCTGCGGGCGCAGGCGCTGAACGTGGAGCAGTCCCGGCGGCTCATCGAGACGATGGCCAAGAAGTACGTGGTCTAG
- a CDS encoding D-alanyl-D-alanine carboxypeptidase — protein MRTRCVRRVKEASVAGESPDRSKQRESSVEPTPGSARPVPEARTPARPAERSGASPAAGPTGGTPRASGKPDPRIAVSGRSGGESDTATRVLPAGRRGKDSPSGAKEAGDGVLTGPDAGRSDSRDARDSEPSPGADSSSEKADATGGPGRPRGSRSDVSSEDAGPDTANSAPEAEAEAETGKSGRSPVAPGAAAEFYSTSALDAVVRSTSAKPPADDALAEAADAADAEPDRADGTGGNAGPDAETRPAEGGDARDGGQKSEAREDRLRAAVSAWVRTADATTAQDRPAAANADGKGRVEDADEGDGDEGDGAAKGDAGDEGPAADQSPGAPDPTTGRSRADSGAGSPPTDRPTAVFEAPAPAGKGTDQPTTALAFDGSGEGGARGADEVADGTPGDERADAEGGPKSASRSERPERTGLGKPVEGAKRPSPRADSGGTEAEGPRPRSDEAEATDLDEADGADGAEGAAPSSGGSGTGGAAESPAERTSKFVALRPLDDPATRKPPTAADVTAVLATTPPATPADADAGVGSADPSDAGGTEGPERTRQQPMPPKPPMDLLAELTNTPPPPETPLRTAARRVKIWTPLALLLVVVFAVVQATRSLPQPRLDLTAPASFTFEGGDPRIPWPESGQAALDVQGIGTFGSSGEQEPVPIASVAKIMTAYVILRDHPLKSGAEGPKIEIDETAEEQSDAGAESTVQVSAGDSITQREAVESILVASANNVARLLARWDAGSEEAFVEKMNEAAEDLGMSDSTYTDPSGLNDSTVSTAVDQVKLAKAAMEQPVFREVSAMMSYDDYQGVNHSNWNRLVGRNGVVGIKTGTTTSALGNLVFAAKQDVGGETRTIVGAVVRQPAGGEDNTILGAALYESDRLIRAAQEALESMVIIEKGEVVGYVDDGLGGRTPVVTTRDVEAAGWPGLTVKLTFAAADVPHTAKAGTEVGTLTVGDGATSGAVEVPVALAEDLVEPGFTPRLTRLG, from the coding sequence ATGCGCACGCGGTGCGTGCGGCGCGTGAAGGAGGCATCGGTGGCGGGCGAGTCCCCCGACAGGTCGAAGCAGCGCGAGTCGTCGGTGGAACCGACGCCAGGGAGTGCTCGCCCGGTTCCCGAGGCGAGGACCCCGGCCCGCCCGGCCGAGAGGTCGGGCGCGTCCCCGGCCGCCGGACCGACCGGAGGAACGCCCCGGGCGTCGGGAAAGCCGGATCCGAGAATCGCGGTGTCCGGCCGGAGCGGCGGCGAGTCCGACACGGCGACCCGGGTCCTCCCGGCGGGGAGGCGGGGCAAGGACTCGCCGTCCGGGGCCAAGGAGGCCGGCGACGGCGTTCTCACCGGACCTGACGCGGGGCGGTCCGACAGCCGCGACGCTCGCGACTCCGAACCCTCCCCGGGCGCCGACTCGTCGAGCGAGAAGGCCGACGCGACCGGAGGCCCCGGCCGGCCCCGGGGCTCACGGTCCGACGTGTCGTCCGAGGACGCCGGGCCCGACACGGCGAACTCCGCACCGGAGGCGGAGGCGGAGGCGGAGACGGGGAAGTCAGGCCGTTCCCCGGTCGCGCCGGGGGCCGCCGCCGAGTTCTACAGCACGTCCGCGCTGGACGCCGTGGTCCGCTCCACCTCCGCCAAGCCCCCCGCCGACGACGCGCTCGCCGAGGCCGCCGACGCCGCCGACGCCGAGCCCGACCGTGCCGACGGCACGGGGGGGAACGCGGGACCCGACGCCGAGACACGGCCCGCCGAAGGCGGGGACGCGCGGGACGGGGGGCAAAAGTCGGAGGCCCGAGAGGACCGACTGCGTGCCGCGGTCTCCGCCTGGGTCCGCACCGCCGACGCCACGACGGCCCAGGACCGGCCGGCCGCCGCGAACGCCGACGGCAAGGGGCGGGTCGAGGACGCCGACGAGGGCGACGGCGACGAGGGTGACGGCGCGGCGAAGGGAGACGCGGGCGACGAGGGCCCCGCAGCGGACCAGTCGCCCGGCGCGCCCGACCCGACGACGGGCCGGTCCCGCGCCGACTCGGGAGCGGGCTCGCCGCCGACGGATCGACCGACCGCCGTCTTCGAGGCTCCGGCCCCCGCCGGGAAGGGCACCGATCAACCGACCACCGCGCTCGCGTTCGACGGCTCTGGTGAGGGCGGTGCGCGAGGCGCGGACGAGGTCGCGGACGGCACGCCGGGCGACGAGCGAGCCGACGCCGAGGGCGGTCCGAAGAGCGCGAGCCGATCCGAACGACCGGAGCGGACCGGTTTGGGGAAGCCGGTGGAAGGGGCGAAGCGGCCGAGCCCGCGGGCGGACTCGGGCGGGACGGAGGCGGAAGGCCCGAGGCCGCGGTCGGACGAGGCCGAGGCGACCGACCTCGACGAGGCCGACGGCGCCGACGGGGCTGAGGGCGCCGCCCCGTCGTCCGGCGGGTCCGGGACCGGTGGGGCCGCCGAGAGCCCGGCGGAGCGCACCAGCAAGTTCGTCGCGCTCCGACCGCTCGACGACCCGGCGACACGGAAACCGCCGACCGCCGCCGACGTCACCGCGGTGCTCGCCACGACTCCCCCCGCGACGCCCGCCGATGCCGATGCCGGCGTCGGCTCCGCCGATCCCTCCGATGCCGGGGGGACGGAGGGGCCGGAGCGGACCCGGCAGCAGCCGATGCCGCCGAAGCCGCCGATGGATCTTCTGGCCGAGCTGACGAACACCCCGCCCCCGCCGGAGACCCCGCTGCGCACGGCGGCCAGGCGGGTCAAGATCTGGACGCCGCTCGCTCTTCTCCTGGTGGTCGTCTTCGCGGTCGTCCAGGCCACCCGTTCGCTCCCGCAGCCGCGCCTCGACCTGACGGCACCGGCGAGCTTCACCTTCGAGGGGGGAGATCCGCGCATCCCCTGGCCGGAGAGCGGCCAGGCGGCTCTCGACGTGCAGGGGATCGGGACCTTCGGTTCCTCGGGCGAACAGGAACCCGTCCCGATCGCCAGCGTGGCCAAGATCATGACCGCCTACGTCATCCTGCGTGATCACCCGCTGAAGAGCGGGGCGGAGGGCCCGAAGATCGAGATCGACGAAACCGCGGAGGAGCAGTCCGATGCCGGGGCCGAGTCGACGGTCCAGGTTTCGGCCGGCGACTCGATCACACAACGAGAGGCGGTGGAGAGCATTCTCGTCGCTTCCGCGAACAACGTCGCCCGCCTCCTGGCGCGGTGGGACGCAGGCTCGGAGGAAGCCTTCGTCGAGAAGATGAACGAGGCCGCCGAGGACCTCGGCATGTCCGACTCGACCTACACCGATCCCTCCGGCCTCAACGACAGCACCGTCAGCACCGCCGTCGACCAGGTGAAGCTCGCCAAGGCGGCGATGGAGCAGCCGGTGTTCCGCGAGGTCTCGGCCATGATGTCGTACGACGACTACCAGGGTGTCAACCACTCCAACTGGAACCGCCTGGTCGGCCGGAACGGGGTCGTGGGCATCAAGACCGGCACGACCACCTCGGCTCTCGGCAACCTCGTCTTCGCCGCGAAGCAGGACGTCGGCGGCGAGACCCGCACCATCGTCGGCGCGGTGGTGCGGCAGCCCGCCGGCGGCGAGGACAACACCATCCTCGGTGCCGCGCTGTACGAGTCGGATCGACTGATCCGAGCGGCGCAGGAGGCACTGGAGTCCATGGTGATCATCGAGAAGGGCGAGGTCGTCGGCTACGTGGACGACGGTCTCGGCGGCCGGACACCGGTGGTCACCACGCGGGACGTGGAGGCGGCGGGCTGGCCGGGGCTGACGGTGAAGCTCACCTTCGCCGCCGCCGACGTGCCGCACACCGCGAAGGCCGGTACCGAGGTGGGCACGCTGACCGTGGGAGACGGCGCGACGAGCGGTGCCGTCGAGGTTCCGGTGGCCTTGGCCGAGGATCTGGTGGAACCCGGGTTCACCCCAAGACTGACCCGCCTGGGCTGA
- a CDS encoding glutathione peroxidase, with protein sequence MTSDAIDHESSPLGVEIAALGGGSAGLGQYAGRVVLVVNVASKCGLTPQYSGLEELQKRYAEQGFTVLGVPCNQFLGQEPGSAEEISEFCSATYGVTFPMTEKIEVNGAGRHALYERLVGFADAEGHSGDIRWNFEKFLIDRDGEVVARFSPQTEPDAADLVSELEARLAVGR encoded by the coding sequence ATGACATCTGACGCAATCGATCACGAGTCCTCACCCCTCGGCGTCGAGATCGCCGCCCTGGGGGGCGGCTCGGCCGGGCTCGGGCAGTACGCGGGCCGGGTCGTGCTCGTCGTGAACGTCGCCTCGAAGTGCGGTCTCACACCCCAGTACTCCGGGCTGGAGGAGCTGCAGAAGCGCTACGCGGAGCAGGGGTTCACCGTGCTGGGCGTGCCCTGCAACCAGTTCCTTGGCCAGGAGCCGGGCAGCGCCGAGGAGATCTCCGAATTCTGCTCGGCGACGTACGGGGTGACGTTCCCCATGACCGAGAAGATCGAGGTCAACGGCGCGGGGCGGCACGCCCTCTACGAACGGCTGGTCGGCTTCGCCGACGCCGAGGGACACAGCGGCGACATCCGGTGGAACTTCGAGAAGTTCCTGATCGACCGGGACGGGGAGGTCGTCGCCCGCTTCTCGCCGCAGACCGAACCGGACGCCGCCGACCTCGTGTCGGAGCTGGAGGCCCGACTCGCGGTCGGCCGCTGA
- a CDS encoding bifunctional FO biosynthesis protein CofGH has protein sequence MTTSATSGTGSTGPTGRPTENSLRRALKRARDGVALDVAEATVLLQARGEHLDDLSASAARVRDAGLTAAGRPGVITYSKSVFVPLTRLCRDKCHYCTFATVPGRLRRSGHGMFMSPDEVLDIARRGAALGCKEALITLGDKPEDRWPQAREWLDAHGYDDTIAYVRAIAIRVLEETGLLPHLNPGVLGWTDFQRLKPVAPSMGMMLETTATRLWSEPGGPHHGSPDKEPAVRLRVLEDAGRSSVPFTSGLLIGIGESHQERAESLFALRRVARSYHGIQELIVQNFRAKPDTAMRGMPDADLDDLVATVAVARHIMGPSGCLQAPPNLVDAEYERLLDAGIDDWGGVSPLTIDHVNPERPWPRIEELARRSAARGFELRERLCVYPEFVRRGEPWLDPRLRPHVEALADPRTGLAVPDAVVEGRPWQEPDEVFTPSGRTDLHHTIDTEGRTGDRREDFDEVYGDWTALREAAAPGMAPERVDTDVRAALATAADDPTRLTDAEALALLHADGPALDALCRVADDVRRSAVGDDVTYVVTRNVNFTNVCYTGCRFCAFAQRRTDADAYTLSLDQIADRVEQAWEVGAVEVCMQGGIHPDLPGTAYFDIARAVKARVPGIHLHAFSPMEVVNGATRTGMSIRDWLTAAKEAGLDSIPGTAAEILDDEVRWVLTKGKLPAATWIDVVTTAHELGIRSSSTMMYGHVDQPRHWLGHLRTLAGIQQRTGGFTEFVTLPFVHTNAPVYLAGIARPGPSARDNRAVTAMARLLLHPHIPNIQTSWVKLGAEGAAEMLRSGANDLGGTLMEETISRMAGSSYGSHMTIRELVAVAEAAGRPARPRTTLYGEVTGERRRVARASDGRLPRLLPVLD, from the coding sequence ATGACGACTTCCGCGACCTCCGGAACCGGTTCCACCGGCCCCACCGGCCGCCCCACCGAGAACTCCCTGCGTCGCGCCCTCAAGCGTGCCCGGGACGGCGTCGCGCTCGACGTCGCCGAGGCGACGGTGCTGCTCCAGGCCCGGGGCGAGCACCTGGACGACCTCTCCGCCTCCGCCGCCCGGGTCCGGGACGCCGGCCTGACCGCGGCCGGAAGGCCCGGAGTCATCACGTACTCCAAGAGCGTCTTCGTCCCTCTCACCCGGCTGTGCCGGGACAAGTGCCACTACTGCACCTTCGCCACAGTCCCCGGGAGGCTGCGCCGCTCCGGACACGGCATGTTCATGTCGCCGGACGAGGTCCTCGACATCGCCCGGCGCGGTGCCGCCCTGGGTTGCAAGGAAGCCCTGATCACCCTCGGCGACAAGCCCGAGGACCGCTGGCCGCAGGCGCGCGAGTGGCTGGACGCGCACGGCTACGACGACACCATCGCCTACGTGCGCGCCATCGCGATCCGCGTCCTGGAGGAGACCGGACTCCTGCCCCACCTCAACCCGGGTGTCCTCGGCTGGACGGACTTCCAGCGCCTGAAGCCCGTGGCCCCCTCGATGGGCATGATGCTGGAGACCACGGCCACCCGCCTGTGGTCCGAACCGGGCGGCCCGCACCACGGCTCCCCGGACAAGGAGCCCGCCGTCCGGCTGCGTGTCCTGGAGGACGCGGGGCGTTCCTCCGTGCCCTTCACGTCGGGCCTGCTGATCGGCATCGGCGAGAGCCACCAGGAGCGCGCCGAGTCCCTGTTCGCGTTGCGCCGTGTGGCCCGCTCCTACCACGGCATCCAGGAACTGATCGTCCAGAACTTCCGAGCCAAGCCGGACACGGCGATGCGCGGGATGCCCGACGCCGACCTCGACGACCTGGTCGCCACCGTCGCCGTAGCCCGCCACATCATGGGTCCCTCGGGCTGCCTCCAGGCCCCGCCGAACCTGGTGGACGCCGAGTACGAGCGCCTCCTCGACGCCGGCATCGACGACTGGGGCGGCGTCTCCCCGCTCACCATCGACCACGTCAACCCGGAGCGCCCCTGGCCGCGGATCGAGGAACTGGCACGCCGCTCGGCGGCCCGCGGCTTCGAACTCCGCGAGCGACTCTGCGTCTACCCCGAGTTCGTGCGTCGCGGCGAACCCTGGCTCGACCCCCGGCTGCGCCCGCACGTCGAAGCGCTGGCCGATCCCCGAACCGGGCTCGCCGTCCCCGACGCCGTCGTCGAGGGCCGTCCGTGGCAGGAGCCGGACGAGGTGTTCACCCCCTCCGGCCGCACCGACCTGCACCACACGATCGACACCGAGGGGCGCACCGGCGACCGCCGGGAGGACTTCGACGAGGTGTACGGAGACTGGACGGCGCTGAGGGAGGCCGCGGCTCCCGGCATGGCACCGGAGCGCGTCGACACCGACGTACGTGCGGCTCTCGCCACCGCCGCCGACGACCCGACACGGCTCACCGACGCGGAGGCGCTCGCCCTCCTCCACGCCGACGGCCCCGCCCTGGACGCCCTGTGCCGGGTCGCGGACGACGTGCGCCGGTCGGCGGTCGGTGACGACGTCACGTACGTCGTCACCCGCAACGTCAACTTCACCAACGTCTGTTACACCGGCTGCCGTTTCTGCGCCTTCGCCCAGCGTCGCACCGACGCCGACGCCTACACGCTCTCCCTCGACCAGATCGCCGACCGCGTCGAGCAGGCCTGGGAGGTGGGAGCGGTGGAGGTCTGTATGCAGGGCGGCATCCACCCCGACCTGCCCGGAACCGCCTACTTCGACATCGCCCGCGCGGTGAAGGCCCGGGTCCCGGGCATACATCTGCACGCCTTCTCGCCGATGGAGGTCGTCAACGGCGCCACCCGCACCGGGATGTCGATCCGCGACTGGCTGACGGCGGCGAAGGAGGCGGGGCTTGACTCCATCCCGGGAACGGCCGCGGAGATCCTCGACGACGAGGTGCGCTGGGTCCTGACCAAGGGCAAACTCCCGGCCGCCACCTGGATCGACGTCGTCACGACCGCCCACGAGCTGGGCATCCGCTCCAGCTCCACGATGATGTACGGCCACGTCGACCAGCCCCGGCACTGGCTGGGACACCTGCGCACCCTCGCCGGGATCCAGCAGCGCACCGGTGGGTTCACCGAGTTCGTGACGCTGCCCTTCGTGCACACCAACGCGCCCGTGTATCTGGCGGGAATCGCCCGCCCCGGGCCGTCGGCGCGCGACAACCGTGCCGTCACCGCCATGGCACGGCTCCTGCTGCACCCGCATATCCCGAACATCCAGACGAGTTGGGTGAAACTGGGCGCGGAGGGCGCCGCCGAGATGCTCCGCTCCGGTGCCAACGACCTCGGCGGCACACTCATGGAGGAGACCATCTCCCGGATGGCGGGCTCCTCGTACGGTTCGCACATGACGATCCGGGAGCTGGTCGCGGTGGCTGAGGCGGCCGGACGCCCGGCCCGGCCGCGCACCACTCTGTACGGAGAGGTCACCGGGGAGCGGCGGCGCGTGGCCCGGGCGTCCGACGGCCGATTGCCGCGGCTGCTCCCGGTGCTCGACTGA